The sequence AAAATCGCTATTGCAGCTGACCATGCAGGTTTCGAATATAAAGAGATTGTGAAAAAACATCTTTCGGAAAACTTTGATGTTCAGGATTTTGGAACGTTTTCCACAGACAGTGTGGATTATCCTGACTATGTACACCCTGCCGCAACGTCTGTTGAGAACGGTGAAAATGAATTGGGAATTTTGATCTGCGGAAGCGGAAATGGCGTTCAGATCACAGCTAACAAACATCAGAAGATTCGTTGCGCGCTTTGCTGGATGCCGGAGATTGCAAGCCTGGCAAGACAGCATAATGATGCGAATATGATTTCAATACCTGCGAGATTTATCTCTAAAGAACTGGCGATAGAAATTGCAGACAAGTTTCTCTCAACAGATTTCGAAGGAGGAAGACACCAGAACAGAGTTGATAAAATTGCATTTTGCTAAACATATAAAGGCTTGTAAATCACATTACAAGCCTTATTTATTTTTTATTTTGTATCTTTGTACC is a genomic window of Chryseobacterium wanjuense containing:
- the rpiB gene encoding ribose 5-phosphate isomerase B, producing MKRKIAIAADHAGFEYKEIVKKHLSENFDVQDFGTFSTDSVDYPDYVHPAATSVENGENELGILICGSGNGVQITANKHQKIRCALCWMPEIASLARQHNDANMISIPARFISKELAIEIADKFLSTDFEGGRHQNRVDKIAFC